The following proteins are encoded in a genomic region of Mycolicibacterium confluentis:
- a CDS encoding nucleotide sugar dehydrogenase — protein MKIAVLGLGYVGITAMACLASQGHEVIGVDPNMTKVDAVLSGRSPITEPGIGDMIAEARRMELITATASVTSDVVDSDLIIVCVGTPSAVDGSHNMTFIAEVSRQLAEVIKTVPHCAPTVAYRSTVRPGTMDELIKPIFDGVLGDEVERVELVYYPEFLRESTAVEDYFSPPKIVVGTHDGDACPTLDKINADLNAPVFYVRYRESEITKFVDNTFHAVKTVFANEVGRVCAKLGISATEVHKIFVSDTKLNVSPTYLRPGGAFGGSCLPKDVRALQHISRTSGGFTHLIDSLLASNESHKNFLYEHVTSGLAHGARVLLLGIAFKNDSDDLRESPNVDLARMLITAGYQLSIFDPHIEPQNLMGQNLGVLSNSPFIRQLLIGQEVVENTAWDLVIDTRSCAGRYTITAVRVVDINRLA, from the coding sequence ATGAAGATCGCCGTTCTAGGCCTCGGGTATGTCGGTATCACCGCGATGGCGTGTCTGGCCAGCCAAGGTCATGAGGTCATCGGTGTGGACCCGAATATGACGAAAGTCGACGCAGTCCTTTCGGGCCGCTCACCGATCACCGAGCCCGGCATCGGTGACATGATCGCCGAAGCTCGCCGCATGGAACTGATCACGGCCACCGCGTCGGTGACCTCCGACGTCGTCGACTCCGATCTGATCATCGTGTGCGTCGGTACGCCGAGTGCGGTGGACGGCTCGCACAACATGACCTTCATCGCGGAGGTCTCGCGGCAGCTCGCTGAGGTGATCAAGACAGTTCCGCACTGTGCCCCCACGGTCGCGTATCGGTCGACGGTGCGTCCAGGCACCATGGACGAGCTGATCAAGCCGATCTTCGACGGGGTGCTTGGAGACGAGGTCGAACGTGTCGAGTTGGTGTATTACCCCGAGTTCCTCAGGGAGTCCACCGCAGTCGAAGACTACTTTTCGCCGCCGAAGATTGTGGTGGGCACTCATGATGGCGACGCCTGTCCGACCCTGGACAAGATCAACGCTGACCTGAATGCCCCGGTGTTCTACGTGCGTTACCGCGAAAGCGAGATCACCAAGTTCGTCGACAACACCTTCCACGCGGTGAAGACGGTTTTCGCCAACGAAGTCGGTCGAGTGTGCGCCAAGTTGGGGATCAGCGCCACGGAAGTGCACAAGATCTTCGTGTCGGACACGAAGCTGAACGTCTCCCCGACCTATCTGCGGCCCGGCGGTGCGTTCGGTGGATCGTGTCTGCCCAAGGATGTGCGCGCGCTCCAGCACATCTCCCGCACCAGCGGTGGGTTCACGCACCTCATCGATTCGTTGCTTGCCTCCAATGAGTCACACAAGAACTTCCTGTATGAACATGTGACTTCCGGACTCGCACACGGTGCCCGGGTTCTTCTGTTGGGCATCGCTTTCAAGAACGACAGCGATGATCTGCGGGAGAGCCCGAACGTGGATCTGGCCCGCATGCTGATCACGGCCGGGTACCAGCTTTCGATCTTCGATCCGCACATCGAGCCCCAGAATCTGATGGGGCAGAACCTGGGCGTGCTGTCGAACTCACCCTTCATCCGGCAGTTGCTGATCGGCCAGGAGGTCGTCGAGAACACTGCGTGGGACCTGGTGATCGATACCCGCAGTTGCGCTGGCAGATACACGATCACCGCGGTTCGTGTCGTCGACATCAACCGGCTGGCCTGA
- a CDS encoding DUF4012 domain-containing protein: MQLESLLVHIFSRRPSGHDADGADDAVRDTDEGAGLWQRREVRIAALATVLVSTGFVCWLGIRAVEAKSALEHARSGAQQVKEALMQGDTDAAVEAAERTYAQASAARSAAHSLPWNVAASVPWLGSPLKTTQEISDVVLNLAADVLKPAAQVGTVMSPNSLFQDGRLDVGVLRAKQPALSAIADSAARLDMDAAAISEPAYLGPVGDARAALQDQTSDVAEMLENTALAAQLAPSMMGADGPRTYFMGFQTNAEARGTGGLLGGFGVLRFNDGRFTVDDLGANTELDKPFTPIDLGPEYNEQYGFTNPTTDFRNSNQSSHFPYAAQIWRSMWKQQTGMTVDGVVAIDPVALSYILGAVGSITMPDGEKITKDNVVELTESTAYQRFPDDQTARKRYLQDIANEVVKKMSKPVESPRKLLDALGRAVSEGRIAVWSADAEDQTLLEKTPLAHIVPDDAAPYAEVIVNNLAGNKLDYHLTRDIEYVADQCVGDTRMSTVTVRLTNTLGENPSLPEYVAGSMGLRQDIPVTLPNGTMLTSVRLLATQGAELVGATANGDRTPVLTSSERGHPGFEVQVAIPPNQSGELQFRLSEPTAAGSPRVPVQPLVDEVSPRISVPECSR, translated from the coding sequence ATGCAATTGGAAAGCCTTCTCGTGCATATCTTTTCACGACGCCCGTCCGGGCATGATGCGGACGGAGCAGATGACGCCGTCCGTGACACGGACGAGGGCGCAGGATTGTGGCAGCGCCGCGAGGTGAGAATCGCCGCGTTGGCGACGGTGCTGGTCTCCACCGGTTTTGTCTGCTGGCTGGGAATCCGCGCTGTCGAGGCCAAATCCGCGCTCGAGCACGCCCGCAGCGGTGCACAGCAGGTGAAAGAAGCGCTGATGCAGGGTGACACCGACGCCGCTGTGGAGGCCGCCGAGCGCACCTATGCGCAAGCCTCGGCCGCGCGCAGTGCTGCGCACTCGTTGCCGTGGAACGTTGCCGCGTCCGTGCCATGGCTCGGCAGTCCGCTCAAGACGACTCAGGAGATCTCTGACGTCGTGCTGAACTTGGCTGCTGACGTGCTGAAACCCGCCGCGCAGGTGGGAACGGTGATGTCACCGAACAGCCTGTTCCAAGACGGACGCCTGGACGTGGGAGTCCTTCGCGCCAAGCAACCCGCACTGAGTGCGATCGCCGACAGTGCGGCCCGACTGGATATGGACGCCGCAGCAATATCTGAGCCCGCGTACCTGGGGCCGGTCGGTGATGCACGCGCGGCGCTGCAGGACCAGACGTCAGACGTGGCTGAGATGCTCGAAAACACCGCTCTGGCCGCCCAACTGGCGCCCTCGATGATGGGGGCCGACGGGCCGCGCACCTACTTCATGGGATTTCAGACCAATGCCGAGGCCCGCGGGACAGGCGGACTGCTCGGTGGATTCGGTGTCCTGCGATTCAATGACGGCAGGTTCACCGTCGATGACCTGGGCGCCAACACGGAACTCGACAAACCGTTCACTCCCATCGACCTCGGTCCCGAATACAACGAGCAGTACGGGTTCACCAACCCGACGACGGACTTCCGCAACAGCAACCAGAGTTCTCACTTCCCCTACGCCGCCCAGATCTGGCGGTCGATGTGGAAGCAGCAGACCGGTATGACCGTGGACGGCGTCGTCGCGATCGACCCCGTTGCCCTGAGCTACATCTTGGGCGCCGTCGGCTCCATCACCATGCCGGACGGGGAGAAGATCACCAAGGACAATGTCGTGGAACTGACGGAATCGACTGCCTACCAGCGATTCCCCGACGATCAGACCGCACGCAAGCGCTATCTGCAGGACATCGCCAACGAAGTGGTGAAGAAGATGTCCAAGCCGGTGGAGTCTCCGCGGAAGTTGCTTGACGCGCTGGGGCGGGCAGTCAGCGAGGGTCGTATCGCCGTCTGGAGTGCTGACGCGGAGGATCAGACGCTGCTGGAGAAGACTCCGCTGGCCCACATCGTCCCGGACGATGCCGCGCCGTATGCCGAGGTGATTGTCAACAACCTGGCCGGCAACAAGCTCGATTACCACCTGACGCGCGATATCGAATACGTCGCCGATCAGTGTGTGGGCGACACCAGGATGTCCACCGTCACCGTGCGTCTCACGAATACCCTGGGCGAGAACCCCTCTCTTCCGGAGTACGTCGCCGGATCCATGGGGCTTCGGCAGGACATTCCTGTCACACTCCCAAATGGGACCATGCTGACCTCTGTGCGCCTGCTTGCGACTCAGGGTGCCGAACTCGTGGGCGCCACGGCAAACGGAGACAGGACGCCGGTTCTCACGAGCTCGGAGCGTGGGCATCCCGGATTTGAAGTCCAGGTCGCGATTCCGCCGAACCAGTCAGGCGAACTCCAGTTCCGACTGTCCGAGCCGACAGCAGCGGGATCGCCGCGAGTACCGGTTCAACCACTGGTTGATGAAGTCTCCCCAAGAATTTCCGTTCCAGAATGTTCGCGATAA
- a CDS encoding Maf family protein, whose product MTRVVLGSASSGRLSVLRNAGVDPLVIVSGVDEDAVIAALPDATPAAVVGALADAKADEVVTRLPEEVAADCVVIGCDSMLLLDGRLCGKPGTAEAAQSQWRAMAGRSGELLTGHCLIRIVDGRVHSRYIETGSTTVHFGTPSEADLDAYIDHGEPLGVAGGFTLDGLGGWFVDRIDGDPANVIGLSLPLLRRLLHQTGLSPSALWRVGG is encoded by the coding sequence ATGACCCGGGTCGTCCTGGGTTCGGCCTCCAGCGGGCGACTGTCGGTGTTGCGCAACGCCGGCGTCGACCCGCTGGTCATCGTGTCCGGCGTCGACGAGGACGCCGTCATCGCGGCGCTCCCCGACGCCACTCCGGCCGCCGTGGTGGGCGCGCTCGCCGACGCCAAGGCCGACGAGGTGGTCACGCGACTGCCCGAGGAGGTCGCGGCGGACTGTGTCGTGATCGGCTGCGATTCGATGCTCCTGCTCGACGGCAGGCTGTGCGGCAAGCCCGGCACCGCAGAGGCCGCGCAGAGCCAGTGGCGCGCGATGGCGGGACGCTCGGGTGAACTCCTCACCGGGCACTGCCTGATCCGCATCGTCGACGGCCGCGTCCATTCGAGATACATCGAAACAGGCAGCACCACAGTGCATTTCGGCACGCCGAGCGAGGCCGACCTGGACGCCTACATCGATCACGGTGAGCCCCTGGGCGTGGCCGGCGGGTTCACCCTGGACGGCCTGGGCGGGTGGTTCGTCGATCGGATCGACGGCGACCCGGCCAACGTCATCGGGCTGAGCCTGCCTCTGCTGCGTCGCCTGCTGCACCAGACCGGACTGTCGCCGTCTGCGCTGTGGCGCGTGGGCGGATGA
- a CDS encoding polysaccharide biosynthesis tyrosine autokinase has product MTLEYFLKVVRMRWITVCSVALIGVLTAVIIILTTTPIYQATTRLFVSTSTGLSNSDLYQGNRLSQDRVMSYTELIMGQTLAQRTIDKLGLDMDAAALRENVKAKAKSGTVLINVQVRDQSPVRARDIANALSNEFVAMVSELESPTNGGPPNARVIVEQRAAVPERPVVPRTKQVLAFGLGLGVLLGIAAAVLREVLDNTIKTRENVEDSAGVGVVGSIPLDKKRRTEPAISFGRDHSPIAESFRALRTNLQFLSVDNPPRVIVITSSVPGEGKSTTAINLALALAEAGNRVALVDGDLRRPAIHKYLELVGTVGFSTVLSGGTSLADALQPTSFDGLTVLAAGVRPPNPSELLGSRAAQALLDELRTDFDFVIVDSAPLLAVTDAAILSAAADGAFMVVRFGSTKRDQLAHSVQTLADVGREPMGVVFTLVPAKAAGPYGYNYSYYGADSAPELEREPDTA; this is encoded by the coding sequence ATGACTCTTGAATATTTTCTCAAAGTGGTCCGAATGCGGTGGATCACAGTGTGTTCGGTGGCTCTCATCGGCGTTCTGACGGCTGTCATCATCATTCTGACGACTACACCCATCTACCAGGCAACGACCAGATTGTTCGTGTCGACGTCCACGGGATTGTCGAACTCTGATCTCTACCAGGGCAACCGGCTTTCGCAGGACCGCGTGATGTCGTACACCGAACTGATCATGGGGCAGACGCTGGCCCAGCGCACTATCGACAAACTCGGTCTCGACATGGACGCGGCGGCACTGCGCGAGAACGTCAAGGCCAAGGCGAAGTCCGGCACCGTGTTGATCAACGTCCAGGTCCGCGACCAGTCACCCGTGCGGGCCCGTGACATCGCCAACGCCTTGTCGAATGAATTCGTGGCCATGGTCTCCGAATTGGAGTCCCCCACGAACGGGGGGCCGCCGAACGCCCGCGTGATCGTGGAGCAGAGGGCCGCGGTGCCCGAACGTCCGGTGGTGCCCAGAACCAAGCAGGTTCTCGCGTTCGGGTTGGGCCTCGGCGTACTGCTGGGCATCGCTGCGGCGGTTCTGCGTGAAGTCCTCGACAACACCATCAAGACACGCGAGAACGTCGAAGACAGCGCCGGCGTCGGCGTGGTCGGCAGTATTCCACTGGACAAGAAGAGGCGGACCGAACCGGCGATTTCGTTCGGTCGCGATCACTCACCGATCGCGGAGTCCTTCCGCGCGCTTCGCACCAACCTGCAGTTCCTGTCGGTCGATAACCCACCGCGCGTGATCGTCATCACGAGTTCTGTTCCCGGCGAGGGGAAGTCCACCACGGCGATCAACCTCGCGCTGGCGCTGGCCGAGGCTGGAAACCGAGTCGCGCTCGTGGACGGTGACCTGAGACGTCCCGCAATCCACAAGTACCTGGAGCTGGTCGGGACTGTGGGATTCAGCACGGTCCTCAGCGGTGGAACGTCGCTGGCAGATGCGCTGCAGCCGACGAGCTTCGACGGCCTGACCGTCCTCGCGGCGGGCGTCCGCCCCCCGAACCCCAGCGAGCTGCTCGGATCGCGGGCTGCACAAGCGCTGCTCGACGAACTGCGGACCGACTTCGATTTCGTCATCGTCGACTCCGCGCCGCTGCTCGCCGTGACCGACGCCGCGATCCTGTCGGCGGCCGCGGACGGCGCGTTCATGGTCGTGCGGTTCGGATCCACAAAGCGTGACCAGTTGGCGCACTCAGTGCAGACCCTGGCCGACGTCGGCCGCGAGCCGATGGGCGTGGTGTTCACGCTCGTCCCAGCCAAGGCGGCCGGCCCCTATGGATACAACTACAGCTACTACGGGGCCGACAGTGCGCCCGAACTGGAGCGCGAGCCTGACACCGCCTGA
- a CDS encoding endonuclease/exonuclease/phosphatase family protein, with translation MRALLTVLGAVLLLIAAVAAPFRFVPVGSVEAAVLCALWPILVACAVPAAVMFLVARRWVWATVSGALVAVLVASYAPLYIPDRREAGDDGNVPVRVVTANLRRGGADAEAFVAAVRDRADVVAVEELTRRMRDDLVAAGMDTEFPEATTHPAPLSSGIGLWARAPLAESRLLTNFTMPALTSEVTVPGAQSPVLLFVVHTANPVTKPVREWKGDLEQIRTELRRLADTSAGRCVVVAGDFNATVDMWNFRQLLADGYEDAARQAGSGVALTFPAHLPVPAFSGIDHVLTRGCRATSVEVVAVPGSDHRALAVTVEVPRN, from the coding sequence ATGCGTGCATTGCTGACGGTGCTTGGGGCGGTCCTGCTGCTCATCGCGGCCGTCGCGGCGCCGTTTCGATTCGTCCCGGTGGGCAGTGTCGAAGCGGCCGTTCTGTGCGCTCTCTGGCCGATTCTGGTGGCCTGCGCGGTGCCCGCGGCGGTGATGTTCCTGGTGGCGCGCCGGTGGGTGTGGGCCACGGTGTCCGGGGCGCTGGTGGCCGTCCTGGTGGCGTCCTACGCCCCGCTGTACATCCCCGACCGTCGGGAGGCCGGGGACGACGGGAACGTGCCGGTCAGGGTGGTGACCGCCAACCTGCGGCGCGGCGGTGCCGACGCCGAGGCCTTCGTCGCAGCGGTGCGTGACCGCGCGGACGTCGTCGCGGTGGAGGAACTCACCCGCCGGATGCGCGACGACCTGGTGGCGGCGGGGATGGACACGGAGTTCCCGGAAGCCACGACCCATCCCGCTCCGCTGTCCAGTGGCATCGGCCTGTGGGCCCGTGCGCCATTGGCCGAGTCGAGGCTGCTGACGAACTTCACGATGCCCGCGTTGACCTCGGAGGTCACGGTGCCCGGTGCACAGTCGCCGGTGCTTCTGTTCGTCGTGCACACCGCGAACCCGGTGACCAAACCGGTGCGGGAGTGGAAAGGTGATCTGGAGCAGATTCGGACCGAACTGCGCAGACTGGCCGACACCTCGGCCGGACGCTGTGTCGTCGTCGCCGGGGACTTCAACGCCACCGTGGACATGTGGAACTTTCGGCAGCTGTTGGCCGACGGCTACGAAGACGCCGCGAGGCAGGCGGGATCGGGTGTGGCGCTGACCTTTCCGGCCCACCTGCCGGTTCCGGCGTTCTCCGGAATCGACCACGTTCTCACTCGTGGATGCCGTGCGACCTCAGTGGAGGTGGTCGCGGTTCCCGGCTCAGACCACCGGGCCCTGGCCGTGACGGTGGAGGTTCCGAGGAACTGA
- a CDS encoding acyl-CoA carboxylase epsilon subunit yields the protein MDHDADITEVSDARDLTIDDPTPPVPELRILKGNPTDEEVAALATVLAAASGGQHELGPQELNLWGHPVDKLRYGFTSWQRLTLMERTHMRR from the coding sequence ATGGACCATGACGCCGACATCACCGAGGTCAGCGACGCCCGCGATCTGACGATCGACGATCCGACACCTCCGGTGCCCGAGCTCAGGATCCTCAAGGGCAACCCGACCGACGAGGAGGTGGCCGCACTGGCCACCGTGCTGGCGGCGGCCTCCGGCGGTCAGCACGAGCTCGGACCGCAGGAACTCAACCTCTGGGGCCACCCGGTGGACAAGCTGCGGTACGGGTTCACCAGTTGGCAGCGGCTCACGCTGATGGAACGGACGCACATGCGCCGATGA
- a CDS encoding glycosyltransferase has protein sequence MYSRLPFPMMRGDQMTVAHLLSFLAARGHSVDLYTLAVDGDLTGEQSSWLQRNCRTVRIYEQSWAAKLLGLVLGILSLLPLQVSIFRNTKLRRELAASVAAGEYDVVYCYYPRTAPAVPRSIRSTPSTVSFLALQLSQTLNTKRMARNERSGLKRMVYRLETVLMSRYESRVWKDFDKTVLIGPADVEAVREQCRVHGQPEIDNWIYGAHGTDTDKFVQAEQKDVVPGRVIFSGSMLYPPNVQAVLWFVENVWPAVRAAHPDAAFVIQGRDPAASILELDGRDGIWVTGTVPDVGVLIRSAQVCVNPMLAAGGMQNKLIEYMASGKAVVASSIANEGIRAPREALIVEDEPEAFATAVIRLLEEPATATDLGTSARDYVLANWTWEKHFLDLEDEFHGALSAKKRPLGVSNHAD, from the coding sequence GTGTACAGCCGACTGCCGTTCCCGATGATGCGCGGGGACCAGATGACAGTCGCGCACCTGCTCAGCTTCCTTGCTGCCCGTGGCCATTCTGTCGATCTGTACACGCTCGCGGTCGACGGCGACCTGACTGGCGAACAGAGCAGTTGGCTGCAACGCAACTGTCGAACAGTGCGGATCTATGAGCAGTCCTGGGCGGCAAAGCTGCTGGGTCTCGTACTCGGAATCCTGTCGCTGCTGCCGCTTCAGGTGAGCATCTTCCGCAATACGAAGCTTCGTCGTGAGTTGGCAGCCTCCGTTGCGGCGGGGGAGTACGACGTCGTCTACTGCTACTACCCGCGCACCGCGCCGGCCGTCCCCCGTTCGATCCGGTCGACGCCGAGCACGGTTTCGTTTCTGGCGTTGCAGCTTTCGCAGACGCTGAATACGAAGCGGATGGCGCGCAATGAGCGCAGCGGACTCAAAAGGATGGTGTACCGGCTTGAGACGGTGCTGATGAGCCGTTACGAATCACGTGTCTGGAAGGACTTCGACAAGACCGTGTTGATCGGGCCGGCCGATGTCGAGGCGGTCAGGGAACAGTGCCGGGTGCATGGTCAGCCGGAGATCGACAACTGGATTTATGGCGCCCATGGGACCGACACGGACAAGTTCGTTCAGGCTGAGCAGAAGGACGTCGTGCCGGGCAGAGTCATCTTCTCGGGGTCCATGCTGTACCCGCCCAACGTGCAGGCGGTGCTGTGGTTCGTGGAGAACGTGTGGCCCGCAGTGCGGGCAGCGCATCCTGACGCCGCCTTCGTCATCCAGGGCCGTGACCCCGCGGCGTCGATACTCGAACTCGACGGACGCGACGGCATCTGGGTGACAGGAACCGTTCCCGATGTGGGAGTGCTCATCCGCTCCGCGCAAGTGTGTGTCAATCCGATGCTTGCAGCAGGGGGTATGCAGAACAAGCTGATTGAGTACATGGCCTCGGGCAAGGCCGTCGTCGCCTCCTCCATCGCGAACGAGGGCATTCGTGCACCGCGCGAAGCGTTGATCGTCGAGGATGAGCCAGAGGCATTCGCCACCGCGGTGATCCGCCTCCTCGAGGAACCCGCAACCGCCACAGACCTTGGCACCTCCGCCCGCGATTACGTGCTGGCGAACTGGACCTGGGAGAAACACTTCCTGGACCTCGAGGACGAGTTCCATGGTGCGCTGAGTGCGAAGAAGCGCCCGCTTGGCGTCAGCAACCATGCCGACTGA
- a CDS encoding lipopolysaccharide biosynthesis protein, with translation MLVTVVLRYSGIALQFVILLVLARHLDTDDYGRYMLVLSAVLPTYSLLGLGVSETFVRDAPKVVHRGDLRPAAPLVGATVSVAVGNAVVIAVLGGLLVWLMPSGVTVTVVAFMVAFFIANGLMFNGAQLLLGCGFQGMGAFFFYPAVNVSLALSAIPYVIFVSHPTFGGVAVATSVASLLVAALPLAMVLRRARPRWPTFDTIRRMIRVGIRLSTARALYGLGLWLPTFIAGVVVAPAQAGYLGTAGRLAVAVGAVTAAVRFAIRPTIVRAAEQGDRGAIKSICGRLATITLGIAGAALVASALFGRQLIEVTFGHDFAAAATLLTILLVAVAIEAFAGPVDEVLKMTGHENWVLTIFCTMLPVMLVALLVAARHGVIVMAWVQVGYTLAVFGAMIAVVRWKWGIWLHPTVSGLLTRRALAEQAG, from the coding sequence ATGTTGGTGACGGTGGTCCTGCGGTACAGCGGGATCGCGCTGCAGTTCGTCATCCTGCTGGTGCTCGCACGGCACCTGGACACGGACGACTACGGCCGGTACATGTTGGTCCTCAGTGCTGTCCTGCCCACCTACTCCCTGTTGGGACTGGGGGTTTCGGAGACATTCGTCCGCGATGCGCCGAAGGTGGTGCACCGGGGGGACCTCCGCCCGGCCGCTCCGCTGGTCGGGGCCACGGTCTCGGTGGCGGTGGGAAATGCCGTGGTCATCGCAGTGCTGGGCGGATTGTTGGTGTGGTTGATGCCGAGCGGTGTCACGGTCACCGTGGTCGCATTCATGGTGGCGTTCTTCATCGCCAACGGCCTGATGTTCAACGGTGCCCAGCTTCTGCTTGGGTGCGGGTTCCAGGGCATGGGCGCCTTCTTCTTCTATCCGGCCGTCAACGTCAGTCTGGCGCTCAGCGCAATTCCGTACGTGATCTTCGTCAGCCACCCCACCTTCGGCGGTGTGGCTGTCGCGACATCCGTGGCATCACTTCTTGTCGCGGCACTTCCGCTCGCGATGGTGCTGCGTCGAGCCCGGCCCAGATGGCCCACGTTCGACACGATTCGCCGGATGATTCGGGTGGGAATCCGCCTGTCGACCGCCCGCGCCCTGTACGGACTCGGCCTCTGGTTGCCCACCTTCATCGCCGGCGTCGTGGTGGCGCCAGCCCAGGCCGGTTACCTGGGAACGGCGGGGAGGCTGGCTGTCGCTGTCGGTGCGGTCACGGCCGCGGTCCGTTTCGCCATTCGGCCAACGATTGTGCGGGCTGCGGAGCAGGGGGATCGCGGGGCGATCAAGTCCATCTGCGGGCGCCTGGCCACGATCACGTTGGGTATTGCCGGAGCGGCGCTGGTGGCCAGCGCCCTGTTCGGTCGACAGCTCATCGAAGTGACCTTCGGCCACGACTTCGCCGCCGCCGCAACGCTGTTGACGATTCTGCTGGTAGCCGTCGCGATCGAAGCATTCGCCGGTCCTGTCGACGAGGTGCTGAAGATGACCGGTCACGAGAACTGGGTGCTGACGATCTTCTGCACCATGCTGCCGGTGATGCTCGTCGCGCTGTTGGTGGCGGCACGGCACGGTGTGATCGTGATGGCCTGGGTGCAGGTCGGCTACACACTGGCGGTCTTCGGCGCCATGATCGCCGTAGTCCGATGGAAGTGGGGAATCTGGCTGCACCCGACCGTCTCGGGCCTGCTGACGCGCCGCGCCCTCGCTGAGCAGGCCGGCTGA
- a CDS encoding acyl-CoA carboxylase subunit beta encodes MTSVTEPENDTVDIHTTAGKLAELRKRAEQAQHPVGEAAVEKVHAKGKLTARERVLALLDEGSFVELDALARHRSTNFGLEKNRPVGDGVVTGYGTIDGRDVCIFSQDATVFGGSLGEVYGEKIVKVQELAIKTGRPLIGINDGAGARIQEGVVSLGLYSRIFHNNIKASGVIPQISLIMGAAAGGHVYSPALTDFVIMVDQTSQMFITGPDVIKTVTGEDVTMEDLGGAHTHMSKSGTVHYVASGEQDALDYVRDLLGYLPPNNYAEPPRYPAPPHLGAVEDNLTDEDLELDTLIPDSPNQPYDMHEVIARMLDDDEFLEVQAGYAQNIIIGFGRVDGRPVGIVANQPTQFAGCLDINASEKAARFIRTCDAFNIPILLLVDVPGFLPGTDQEYNGIIRRGAKLLYAYGEATVPKITVITRKSYGGAYCVMGSKDMGADVVVAWPTAQIAVMGASGAVGFVYRQELKKAAAEGEDVDALRLQLQQDYEDTLVNPYVAAERGYVDAVIPPSHTRGYVSTALRLLERKIVQTPPKKHGNIPL; translated from the coding sequence ATGACGAGCGTTACCGAGCCTGAAAACGACACGGTCGATATCCACACCACGGCGGGCAAGCTCGCCGAACTGCGCAAACGCGCCGAGCAGGCGCAGCACCCCGTGGGTGAAGCCGCAGTCGAGAAGGTGCACGCCAAGGGCAAGCTGACCGCGCGCGAGCGCGTGCTCGCGCTGCTCGACGAGGGCTCGTTCGTCGAACTCGACGCGCTGGCCAGGCATCGCAGCACCAACTTCGGGCTCGAGAAGAACCGCCCCGTCGGCGACGGCGTCGTGACCGGCTACGGCACGATCGACGGGCGCGACGTCTGCATCTTCAGCCAGGACGCCACGGTGTTCGGCGGCAGCCTCGGCGAGGTCTACGGCGAGAAGATCGTCAAGGTCCAGGAGCTGGCCATCAAGACGGGCCGCCCGCTGATCGGCATCAACGACGGCGCCGGCGCCCGCATCCAGGAGGGTGTGGTCTCGCTCGGCCTGTACAGCCGGATCTTCCACAACAACATCAAGGCCTCGGGCGTCATCCCGCAGATCTCGTTGATCATGGGTGCCGCGGCCGGTGGCCACGTCTACTCCCCCGCGCTCACCGACTTCGTCATCATGGTCGACCAGACCAGCCAGATGTTCATCACCGGCCCGGACGTCATCAAGACCGTGACCGGCGAGGACGTCACCATGGAGGACCTCGGTGGCGCACACACGCACATGTCCAAGTCGGGCACGGTGCACTACGTCGCCTCCGGCGAGCAGGACGCGCTGGACTACGTCCGCGACCTGCTGGGCTACCTGCCGCCCAACAACTACGCCGAGCCGCCGCGTTACCCGGCGCCTCCGCACCTCGGTGCCGTCGAGGACAACCTCACCGACGAGGACCTCGAGTTGGACACCCTGATCCCGGACTCGCCGAACCAGCCGTATGACATGCACGAGGTCATCGCTCGGATGCTCGACGACGACGAGTTCCTGGAGGTCCAGGCCGGCTACGCGCAGAACATCATCATCGGCTTCGGCCGGGTGGACGGTCGTCCGGTCGGCATCGTGGCCAATCAGCCCACGCAGTTCGCCGGCTGCCTCGACATCAACGCCTCGGAGAAGGCCGCGCGGTTCATCCGCACCTGCGACGCCTTCAACATCCCCATCCTGCTGCTGGTCGACGTTCCCGGCTTCCTGCCGGGCACCGATCAGGAGTACAACGGCATCATCCGCCGCGGCGCGAAGCTGCTCTACGCCTACGGTGAGGCCACGGTCCCGAAGATCACCGTCATCACCCGCAAGTCCTACGGCGGCGCGTACTGCGTCATGGGCTCGAAGGACATGGGCGCGGACGTCGTGGTGGCCTGGCCCACCGCGCAGATCGCGGTGATGGGCGCCTCGGGTGCCGTCGGCTTCGTGTACCGCCAGGAGTTGAAGAAGGCCGCGGCCGAGGGCGAGGACGTGGACGCACTGCGCCTTCAGCTGCAGCAGGACTACGAGGACACGCTGGTCAACCCGTATGTCGCGGCCGAGCGCGGATACGTCGACGCGGTCATCCCGCCGTCGCACACCCGCGGCTACGTCTCCACGGCGCTGCGCCTGCTGGAGCGCAAGATCGTCCAGACCCCGCCGAAGAAGCACGGCAACATCCCGCTGTGA